The window TTGATAGCTTATACTAACCTTAGCAGCTCTAGTTGAGGTAGGAGGATACAGTGATTCTCCTTCAGGCAAACTATTTTCTAATTCTTGTATATCAATAATTGCATTAGTAGATAATAGAATATTTGAATCAACGGGTATCGTTATTACAGTAATAGTATCGATATCTTCTGCATATACTTGATTTTTTAAAATTAGCACTCCAAATAAAACCGTTACTATTAAAAGTAAACTCTTTTTCATTTTATCAGCTCCATTTTCATCATTATTAAAAATGTTTTAATTAAGTATAAACAAAATTAAATTTAATTACAAGTGTGTTTTTTTATCTCGGATAGCATTTTCCAAAAAGCAAGCGCTACAATAAAATCAATAACCATTTTCTTCTATAATATAGTTAAATATTGATGGATTAAGAGCAAAGGATATTGCATCCGAGGCTCTTTTTTGATAATCTTAAGGGGATTGAATTGAGAAGGAACACGGAGGTTTGTTCAGTGGAAAAAATTATAACATTAAGTGATATATCATATAAATATCACCCGGATGCTGAAAAATTAGCGATTGATAAAGTCAATCTTGAGATTGAAGCAGGTGAATGGGTGGCGATTATTGGACATAACGGCTCTGGAAAATCGACCTTGGCAAAAACAATCAATGGATTATTAGCACCAACTAATGGAACAGTCACAGTTGGCGGTCATATTTTAACAGAAGAATCAGTTTGGGATATTCGTCGAATGGTTGGAATGGTTTTTCAAAATCCAGACAATCAATTTGTAGGATCAACAGTGCAAGATGACGTTGCTTTTGGTCTGGAAAATATTGGAATTCCTCGTGATGAGATGATTGAACGTGTGACGAATGCCATTGAAAAAGTAAAAATGTCAGAATTCCTTGAAAAAGAACCAGCTAGACTTTCTGGCGGTCAAAAGCAGCGTGTTGCCATTGCAGGTGTAGTCGCATTGAAACCAAATATTATTATTTTAGATGAAGCGACAAGTATGTTGGATCCCCAAGGGCGTGCCGAAGTATTGGCGACAGTCCATGAAATCAAAGAGGAAGCGAATTTGATGGTGATCTCAATTACTCATGATATTAATGAAGCAGCCAGTGCTAGTCGGATTTTAGTGATGGAACAAGGCAAATTAATTCGTGAAGGAACTCCGGAAGAAATCTTTTCATATGGCGATGAATTAATTGAAATGGGTTTAGATCTACCATTTCCAGAAAAATTGAAATCAGCCTTGAAAGCCCGTAATATCGACGTTCCAAAAGAATATTTAACTGAAGAAGGGATGGTGGATTGGTTATGGACATTACTTTCAAAGAAGTAGGATTCACCTACCAAAAAGGCACACCTTTTCAAAATAGAGCATTGTATGATATTGATTTAGCCATTAAATCTGGTAGTTTTACAGCATTGGTTGGTCATACTGGAAGTGGAAAATCCACCATATTACAGCACTTGAATGCATTGATGAAGCCAACAGAAGGAACAGTAACGATTGGTGATCGTATAATTACCCCTGAAACAAACAATAAAAATTTAAAAGATATTCGTAAAAAAGTTGGGATTGTTTTCCAATTTCCAGAAGCACAGCTTTTTGAAGAAACGATTGCAAAAGATATTGCTTTTGGACCACAGAATTTTGGTGTAGCTGAGAAAGATGCCTTGGAATTAGCAAAGGAAATGTTAGATTTAGTTGGATTAGATGAAACGTATATGGAGCGTTCACCTTTTGATTTATCAGGTGGGCAAATGCGTCGTGTAGCGATTGCTGGCGTATTAGCAATGGAACCTGAAGTTTTAGTTTTAGATGAACCGACAGCAGGGTTAGATCCTAAAGGCCGTCGTGATATGATGGAAATGTTCTATCAGTTGTATAAAACGAAAGGTCTAACGATTGTTTTAGTTACGCACCAAATGGATGACGTGGCAGATTTTGCGGATCAGATGATTGTTTTAGAAGGCGGTACAATTGTGAAACAAGGCTTGCCAAAGGATATCTTTAAAGAGGCTGCTTGGTTAGAGGAAAAACAACTTGGTGTACCAACTGCGGTTTCTTTTAGCAATAAATTTAGTGAAAAAACCGGAATTGATTTAGGTGAGTTGCCTTTAACAACCGATGATTTGGCAGACTTACTTGTTGCTAAAATCAATGAAACTAAAGCAGGTGATGTCAAATGATGGATAAATTGATTTTTGGGCGCTATATTCCGGGAGATTCGATTATTCATCGTTTAGATCCACGGGTTAAATTATTAGCCAGTTTTTATTTTATTGGCATTATCTTCATGGCGAACAATTGGCAGACGTATTTATTTTTATTCGCATTTACGTTAGGCACGATTGCGTTATCAAAAATTAAGTATAAATTCTTTATTAATGGAGTTAAGCCGTTAATTTGGCTAATACTCTTTACTGTTATTTTACAGATACTCTTTAGTCGTGGTGGCGAAGTTTATTTTGAGTGGGGAATATTGGTTATCTCTCAATATGGTGTCCTCAATGGCGTCTTCATATTCTGTCGTTTTGTACTGATTATTTTTATGTCAACGTTATTAACTTTAACCACAGCACCGTTATCTTTGACGGATGCAATTGAGTATTTATTACGACCGTTAAATGTAATTAAATTCCCAGTTCATGAGATTGCATTGATGTTATCGATTGCGTTGCGATTTGTACCGACGTTAATGGATGAAACAGAAAAAATTATGAATGCCCAACGAGCTCGTGGAGTTGATTTTGGTGAAGGAAATGTCTTTCAGCAAATGAAATCGATTGTTCCGCTATTAGTCCCGTTATTTGTGAGTTCGTTTAACCGTGCGGAAGAATTAGCAACGGCAATGGAAGCTCGAGGTTATCAAGGTGGCGAAGGCCGGACGAAATACCGATTATTGAAATGGGAACGCAATGATACGCTTGTGATTGTAGCATATGCGCTAGTGACCGTTGTGTTGGTTTATTTAAGAAGTTAATGAAGCAGAGAAGCTATTTCGTAATGGAATAGCTTTTTCTGATAGAAGATAAAGGGGAAAATAAATGGCAATAACACGTTATAAATTAATCTTACAATACGATGGAACGAACTTTGCAGGATCACAAATTCAACCGAATGAACGAACGGTGCAAGGTGAGATTGAGAAGGCTTTAAAAGTCATGACTAAGGGAACGGCAATTAAGTTACAAGCTTCTGGCAGAACAGATGCCGGCGTTCATGCACTAGGACAAGTGATTCATTTTGATTATCCAACTAGAATTCCTGCTGAGAATATGTTGCGGGCTTTAAATAGTTTAACGAGTGATGAGATTGCTTTTATTCATTCAGAAATAGTTAATGAACATTTTCATGCACGTTATTTTACAGCAGGCAAAAAGTATCAATATGTAGTAAATATTAATCCTGTTATTGATCCCTTTATGCGGAATTTTGCACTGCATCATCCTTACCCAATTCATATGGATTACTTAGAGAGTGCTTTAAAGGATATTCTTGGAACCCATGATTTTTCAAGTTTTTGTGCGATTAAAAGTGGTCGTGAAAATAAAGTTCGTACGATTTATGAAGCAAGTGTCGTAAAGGATGAGGCAAAAGGTAGCTTGACCTTTACATTTCGTGGTGATGGATTTTTATATAATATGGTTCGGATTCTGATTGGGACGCTGCTACAAATAGCCAATGGCCGCCGTCCTGTGAATGATCTAAAACGTTTGATAGAAGTTAAAGATCGCAATCAAGCAGGTCCAACGGCTTCACCAAGTGGCTTGTATTTGATGGAAGTCTATTATTTATCGGATGCTGAAATTGCTGAAAAGTTAGCAGAGAATGCTGAATGGAATCGTAGAAAGGCGTTGAGCGAGGATGGAGATTAGATTAAGTGAGTTAAAGGATTATGAAGGAATTGTTGCTATTGAAAATGTTATTTGGAATGATTTGAATACTCCTGCTGTTACGGAATATAACAGCGTGGCTGAATATATTTTGCGTTTTCCAACGGGGTCTCATCTGGTGGCAGTGGAAGGAGAAGATGTTCTGGGGATACTGGGATTTCACCATCCAACCTCGTTACCAGCTCACAAAGGAACTTGGCTGTTAGATATCGGCGTATCACCAGCAGCTCAAGGTAAAGGTGTGGGGCAAGAATTGGTTGCAGGCATCAAGGAACTAGCACGATTTAATGGAATTCATAAGTTGTCGTTGCGTGTTTTGGGAACCAATGTTGGAGCCATTCGATTTTATCTGAAGAATGGGTTTGTAGAAGAAGGATTACTGAAAGAAGAGTTTTGGATTAACGGGCAGTATGTTGATGATGTATTTATGGGGTTTGTTGTGGAATAGATGAGTTAGTTGATATAAAGTAGTTATTTCTAATAGAATAAAAAGCAGAATAAAACCATTTAGGAATTTATTCTGCTTTTTATGATTTAATTAGATTGTTCATTATTTTAGATTAAAAAAAATGAGAAGGAAATTATATATAGCTTTACACTCTAAATTACTTAGATTAACAAAGTAACACAATAATAACAAAAAAAAAAAAAAATTCAATACTTACTAATAATAAAACAGAAAAATAGATAAATATAACTACTCATAAAGCACTTGTGTTATCTATGTAATTAATGTATATTATATATAGTGGGTATTTAATAGGAGGGGATAAATATAGAGAGTATTTTAAGTGTTTTAAGATTGATATCAATATGCTACTCAATCTACAAAAAAGTAAAAAAGATGAGTAATAATTCTTCGAGGAAAGATACTCATCTTTATAATGTACAAATACTAGTGATACATATATCTAAATAGTATATGTATCACTAGTATAGCATAGTTGAAAACTAAGGTAAATTGTCCTTGGTTTTTAATTAAAATTTGAGGAGGGAATGTATGCGCTTAAAAGTTGTATGTGAATTAGATAGTGAAGAGTTGCCTAAAGATTATCGACGGAAAATATTAAGCTTAATGAAAATTGGGTTGAATAAAGTCAATCCAACAGCGTATCAAGAATTATTTGAAAGCAATAAACGTAAAAATTATACATGGGCTGTTTTTTTTAAAAATGCTGTATTTAACAAAGAGACAATTACTATTCCAGATAAACAATTTATTTTAAATTTTTCAACTGGGGATGCTGAAAAATCGGTTTTATTTTATAACGCATTTACAGAGCTTTTAAATGAAGAAGTAAAAATTTCTGGAAAAACATTTCAGATTACGGATGTAGAGGCAGTTCCTCAACCTAAAATTCGTACTAATCATGTTATTTTTAAAACTCTTAGTCCAATCGTTGTTCGTGAGCATTCTCAATCTACTAAAAAAGACTGGTTTTGGTCGGTTACACAAAATGAGACGAAATTTTTAGATGTATTAAAGCAGAATTTACTCTATAAATTGGAATCTAATTCTGAGGAGTCACTAAAAACAGATATTGAACAGCTTTCTTTTAAACCAATAAAAATGAAGAAAACGGTGGTCAGTCACTATGATAAACAAATTGAAGGTAGCATTGGAACCTTTGAATTAACAGGGGCATCTTACTTGTTAAATGAATTCCAGCAATCA is drawn from Carnobacterium gallinarum DSM 4847 and contains these coding sequences:
- a CDS encoding GNAT family N-acetyltransferase translates to MEIRLSELKDYEGIVAIENVIWNDLNTPAVTEYNSVAEYILRFPTGSHLVAVEGEDVLGILGFHHPTSLPAHKGTWLLDIGVSPAAQGKGVGQELVAGIKELARFNGIHKLSLRVLGTNVGAIRFYLKNGFVEEGLLKEEFWINGQYVDDVFMGFVVE
- a CDS encoding energy-coupling factor transporter transmembrane component T family protein, giving the protein MMDKLIFGRYIPGDSIIHRLDPRVKLLASFYFIGIIFMANNWQTYLFLFAFTLGTIALSKIKYKFFINGVKPLIWLILFTVILQILFSRGGEVYFEWGILVISQYGVLNGVFIFCRFVLIIFMSTLLTLTTAPLSLTDAIEYLLRPLNVIKFPVHEIALMLSIALRFVPTLMDETEKIMNAQRARGVDFGEGNVFQQMKSIVPLLVPLFVSSFNRAEELATAMEARGYQGGEGRTKYRLLKWERNDTLVIVAYALVTVVLVYLRS
- the cas6 gene encoding CRISPR-associated endoribonuclease Cas6, which gives rise to MRLKVVCELDSEELPKDYRRKILSLMKIGLNKVNPTAYQELFESNKRKNYTWAVFFKNAVFNKETITIPDKQFILNFSTGDAEKSVLFYNAFTELLNEEVKISGKTFQITDVEAVPQPKIRTNHVIFKTLSPIVVREHSQSTKKDWFWSVTQNETKFLDVLKQNLLYKLESNSEESLKTDIEQLSFKPIKMKKTVVSHYDKQIEGSIGTFELTGASYLLNEFQQSGVGSVTGGGFGFVERID
- a CDS encoding energy-coupling factor ABC transporter ATP-binding protein gives rise to the protein MSYKYHPDAEKLAIDKVNLEIEAGEWVAIIGHNGSGKSTLAKTINGLLAPTNGTVTVGGHILTEESVWDIRRMVGMVFQNPDNQFVGSTVQDDVAFGLENIGIPRDEMIERVTNAIEKVKMSEFLEKEPARLSGGQKQRVAIAGVVALKPNIIILDEATSMLDPQGRAEVLATVHEIKEEANLMVISITHDINEAASASRILVMEQGKLIREGTPEEIFSYGDELIEMGLDLPFPEKLKSALKARNIDVPKEYLTEEGMVDWLWTLLSKK
- a CDS encoding energy-coupling factor ABC transporter ATP-binding protein produces the protein MDITFKEVGFTYQKGTPFQNRALYDIDLAIKSGSFTALVGHTGSGKSTILQHLNALMKPTEGTVTIGDRIITPETNNKNLKDIRKKVGIVFQFPEAQLFEETIAKDIAFGPQNFGVAEKDALELAKEMLDLVGLDETYMERSPFDLSGGQMRRVAIAGVLAMEPEVLVLDEPTAGLDPKGRRDMMEMFYQLYKTKGLTIVLVTHQMDDVADFADQMIVLEGGTIVKQGLPKDIFKEAAWLEEKQLGVPTAVSFSNKFSEKTGIDLGELPLTTDDLADLLVAKINETKAGDVK
- the truA gene encoding tRNA pseudouridine(38-40) synthase TruA; translation: MTRYKLILQYDGTNFAGSQIQPNERTVQGEIEKALKVMTKGTAIKLQASGRTDAGVHALGQVIHFDYPTRIPAENMLRALNSLTSDEIAFIHSEIVNEHFHARYFTAGKKYQYVVNINPVIDPFMRNFALHHPYPIHMDYLESALKDILGTHDFSSFCAIKSGRENKVRTIYEASVVKDEAKGSLTFTFRGDGFLYNMVRILIGTLLQIANGRRPVNDLKRLIEVKDRNQAGPTASPSGLYLMEVYYLSDAEIAEKLAENAEWNRRKALSEDGD